A region of Hoplias malabaricus isolate fHopMal1 chromosome 12, fHopMal1.hap1, whole genome shotgun sequence DNA encodes the following proteins:
- the LOC136710944 gene encoding uncharacterized protein gives MEEDLESFLRSRGVSEEDLDKMKRDKIDRSVLLIMTDEERAKYIRSYGDRLAVISFCKQKDICADKGTLLERLKQKIFARRTGSKQHEPDIATTLENGMSRHNNKNAQKSSRRLEIGWLHFSKNDYHQVRTRNGGGTRHMLLDKYTTVAQIMEMGKNLFFQNGHSPKGAEEDFTFTICDFKRNQVSMESTLFQLYEECKLKMLRLYICTKEKVSSVMIHETSSDSDDNTEWPSSKSLPHRSLTEEILKEQGLQRHKRQKMFDVSQNQHSSAAPSETLADEVPGPLNYLHSTPNEGRSYAVMHSTQDFQDENIIHISSHAEECLNETGIVQSSHELQDTPREYEVPEFNNQAHNEMQQLILIPEDSEIEVGHPYYETVDELASTIEWDFEYNHKDITKNDERNEVQDVVSTENDPPSPSSVGPVNAEDLQHVQQNIEISCTQEESFAPAESVVEKRYAVIRRVNVVDDLLDIFMDSKIMKVGLKMEFKNERALDDNGVSREVYTAFWTEFLEQCEGEEERVPRLRPDFSEAQWQALGRIWAKGYIDHGIIPVRLSKAFILACIFGIDAVDEDVLMSSFFNYLSASELSVVEKALKGRIGDDDKEDLLDLFSRMGSHSLPCKENTRIAIETMAHKAILQEPKFIMDCFSHSLTSAQLNLADKESVMHLYACKRPTSKKVCEMLQTSSVFLSQKEQTTFSYLQRYIRNVDQRKLEMFLRFCTGSSVICTEKIDVSFNAVSGLSRRPVAHTCGAVLEVPSTYSSYPEFRTEFDNILSGDFFSMDIL, from the exons ATGGAGGAGGACCTTGAAAGTTTCCTGAGGTCAAGAGGAGTGTCAGAGGAGGACCTGGATAAAATGAAAAGGGACAAG ATTGACAGGTCTGTCCTCCTCATTATGACAGATGAAGAAAGGGCAAAGTATATTAGGTCATACGGTGATCGGCTGGCTGTTATTTCCTTTTGCAAACAGAAAGATATTTGTGCTGACAAAGGAACTCTTTTAGAAAGACTGAAACAGAAAATCTTTGCAAGAAGAACTGGGTCAAAACAACACGAGCCAGATATAGCAACCACACTGGAAAACGGGATGTCAAGACATAACAataagaatgcacaaaaaagcTCAAGAAGACTCGAAATTGGGTGGCTTCACTTTTCCAAAAATGACTATCATCAAGTGAGGACAAGGAATGGAGGTGGAACAAGGCATATGTTGCTTGATAAATATACAACAGTTGCTCAGATTATGGAAATgggaaaaaatctttttttccaaaatggCCACTCACCTAAAGGAGCAGAAGaggactttacatttacaatttgtgattttaaaagaaatcaaGTCTCTATGGAAAGCACACTCTTCCAGCTCTATGAAGAATGTAAACTGAAAATGCTGAGACTTTACATCTGCACAAAAGAAAAAGTTTCTTCAGTCATGATCCATGAAACATCTTCAGACAGTGATGACAACACAGAATGGCCTTCTTCAAAGAGTTTACCTCACAGATCTCTCACTGAAGAG attttgaAAGAACAGGGACTACAAAGACACAAAAGACAAAAGATGTTTGATGTCAGCCAGAACCAGCATAGCAGTGCTGCACCCTCTGAGACCTTAGCTGATGAAGTCCCAGGGCCTTTAAATTACCTACATTCAACACCAAATGAAGGTAGAAGCTATGCAGTCATGCACTCCACCCAGGACTTTCAAGATGAGAATATAATACACATTTCGTCTCATGCAGAAGAATGTCTGAATGAAACTGGCATAGTGCAGTCCTCACATGAACTCCAGGACACTCCTAGAGAATATGAGGTGCCTGAATTCAACAATCAAGCACACAATGAAATGCAACAATTGATTTTGATACCAGAAGATTCAGAAATAGAAGTTGGACACCCATATTATGAAACGGTTGATGAGCTTGCATCAACAATTGAGTGGGATTTTGAGTATAACCACAAGGATATAACAAAG AATGATGAGAGGAATGAAGTCCAAGATGTGGTATCTACAGAAAATGACcctccatcaccatcatcagtgGGTCCTGTTAATGCAGAAGATTTACAACATGTACAG CAAAACATAGAAATTTCTTGCACACAAGAGGAGTCTTTTGCACCTGCAGAATCAGTGGTTGAGAAACGGTATGCTGTAATACGTCGGGTTAACGTTGTGGATGACCTTTTAGACATATTCATGGACAGCAAAATAATGAAAGTTGGTCTAAAGATGGAGTTCAAAAATGAGCGGGCCCTGGATGACAATGGAGTTTCAAGGGAGGTTTACACTGCTTTCTGGACAGAATTTCTGGAACAGTGTGAGGGTGAAGAAGAGCGAGTGCCAAGGTTGAGACCTGATTTCTCTGAAGCACAGTGGCAAGCACTTGGAAGAATCTGGGCAAAGGGTTACATTGATCATGGTATAATTCCAGTGAGACTATCAAAGGCTTTCATTTTAGCTTGCATATTTGGAATTGATGCAGTGGATGAAGATGTCCTTATGTCTTCTTTCTTCAACTATTTGTCTGCTAGTGAGCTATCAGTTGTTGAAAAGGCACTTAAAGGCAGAATTGGAGATGATGACAAGGAAGACTTGCTTGACCTTTTCTCAAGGATGGGGTCACACAGCCTTCCTTGCAAAGAAAACACACGCATTGCCATTGAAACAATGGCACATAAAGCCATTCTTCAAGAGCCAAAATTTATAATGGACTGTTTCTCTCATAGTCTTACCAGTGCACAGCTGAATCTGGCAGACAAAGAGAGTGTGATGCATCTGTATGCATGCAAAAGGCCAACAAGCAAAAAAGTTTGTGAAATGTTACAAACATCCTCTGTGTTTCTATCTCAAAAGGAGCAAACAACATTCAGTTACTTGCAGCGCTACATTAGAAATGTTGATCAGCGTAAACTAGAGATGTTCTTACGCTTTTGCACTGGTTCATCTGTAATTTGCACAGAGAAGATAGATGTAAGTTTCAATGCTGTATCTGGTTTGAGCCGAAGGCCTGTAGCTCATACTTGTGGAGCTGTACTCGAAGTTCCTTCAACATATAGCTCCTATCCAGAATTTCGCACAGAATTTGATAACATCTTGTctggtgattttttttccatggacatactataa
- the LOC136664271 gene encoding uncharacterized protein produces the protein MYAKCRLNGLRVRKEDVRLILKELDPRGVALRRAKRLCRRNYFSKGPNFIWHLDSYDKLKHYGICINGCIDGFSRKIIWLNAYTTSSDPRLVGGYYIQAVQRLGGCPEIVRGDCGTENGHVRDFQFFLRRNRHGSIESYLDGASTANQRIESWWGFLRKECMQFWIALFADLKERGLFDGEFLDKSLLQFSCMGLIQDELDDTADVWDSHTIRPSKNDSVPSGRPNTMYGLPELYGTRDFLHSAEDEDIHTCKTECTFRQSVPCDPDVYDLCNIIMAESQLTLPRDPYQAIDLYIFLRDVIKSSM, from the exons ATGTATGCTAAATGTAGATTAAATGGGCTTCGAGTGAGAAAGGAGGATGTCCGTTTGATTCTCAAGGAGTTAGACCCCAGAGGGGTCGCACTCAGAAGAGCAAAGAGGCTGTGTAGACGGAATTATTTTTCAAAAGGACCAAACTTCATCTGGCACTTAGACTCCTATGATAAGCTGAAGCATTATGGAATTTGCATCAATGGATGTATAGATGGGTTTTCCAGGAAAATAATCTGGCTGAATGCTTATACTACCAGTAGCGACCCAAGGTTGGTTGGAGGCTATTACATCCAAGCAGTTCAGCGTTTGGGGGGCTGCCCAGAAATCGTGAGAGGAGACTGTGGGACAGAAAATGGACACGTACGTGATTTTCAATTTTTCCTCAGAAGGAATCGCCATGGAAGCATAGAGAGCTATCTGGATGGAGCAAGCACAGCCAACCAGAGAATAGAAAGCTGGTGGGGTTTCTTAAGGAAAGAATGCATGCAGTTTTGGATAGCTCTCTTTGCTGACCTCAAGGAAAGGGGGCTCTTTGATGGAGAATTTCTGGACAAAAGCCTTCTTCAGTTCTCCTGCATGGGCCTCATACAG GATGAGCTGGATGACACTGCAGACGTGTGGGATTCGCACACCATCAGACCATCAAAGAATGACAGTGTTCCTAGTGGCCGGCCAAACACAATGTATGGACTGCCAGAACTGTATGGAACCAGAGACTTTCTTCATTCAGCTGAAGATGAGGACATTCATACATGCAAAACTGAATGTACATTTCGCCAGTCAGTGCCATGTGATCCAGATGTATATGACCTTTGTAATATAATTATGGCTGAATCCCAGTTGACACTCCCAAGAGATCCATATCAAGCTATtgatttgtacatatttttgaGAGATGTTATAAAATCATCTATGTAG
- the LOC136710709 gene encoding uridine 5'-monophosphate synthase-like has protein sequence MATDKLILKLHDAKAVKFGQFKLKSGLLSPIYIDLQVMDSNPDLRNEVNEMLNKHAVDAAEKSKHVWSDPYTTNQHHPVLTCTGNTKDNGTKRMVRSDVCLIVKDVVTSGSSVLETARLLEEEGLKVKDAVVLLDREQGGRDMLESEGITLHPVFNISTLLDVLLDAGRIDPATRTRVKTFIEGNQTFTKPPGTSRRASKRGRSISPEVKEKRVCKELSYRERATLPGVSPMASKLLRLMDEKKSNLCLSADVTQSKELLELADTLGPYICVLKTHVDILEDFSPETGSRLLKLAQKHDFLIFEDRKFADIGNTVKLQYEGGLYKISSWCHMVNAHAVPGPGVVKGLQAVGQPLGHGCLLIAEMSSQGSLATTEYTQSVVKMADDFPKFVFGFISQSKVSCKPEHIHMTPGVQLQSGGDGLGQQYITPDDVICSRRSDIIIVGRGILKSEDRVKAAQEYRRAGWEAYLKRFEWT, from the exons ATGGCTACTGATAAGTTGATATTGAAGCTCCACGATGCGAAAGCAGTGAAGTTTGGGCAGTTTAAATTGAAGAGTGGACTCCTCTCTCCAATTTACATCGACCTCCAAGTCATGGACTCAAACCCAGATCTACGCAATGAG GTGAACGAAATGCTGAATAAACATGCTGTAGATGCTGCAGAGAAGTCCAAACATGTGTGGAGCGACCCATACACCACCAACCAACACCACCCCGTACTCACCTGCACTGGAAATACCAAGGACAATG GGACGAAGCGGATGGTGAGGAGCGACGTGTGTCTGATTGTTAAGGACGTGGTGACGAGTGGCAGCAGTGTGCTGGAGACGGCTCGgctgctggaggaggaggggtTAAAGGTGAAGGACGCCGTGGTGCTGCTGGACCGAGAGCAGGGAGGACGAGACATGCTCGAGTCCGAGGGGATCACCCTCCACCCGGTCTTTAACATCTCCACCCTGCTGGATGTACTGCTGGACGCCGGACGCATCGACCCAG CCACACGCACGAGAGTGAAGACTTTTATTGAGGGGAACCAGACCTTCACTAAACCTCCAGGGACCAGCAGAAGGGCCTCGAAACGAGGAAGGAGCATCTCCCCAGAGGTGAAGGAGAAGAGGGTGTGTAAAGAGCTGAGTTACAGGGAACGAGCCACTCTCCCTGGGGTCAGTCCAATGGCCTCTAAGCTGCTGCGCCTCATGGATGAGAAGAAGAGTAATCTGTGCCTGTCCGCAGACGTGACCCAATCCAAAGAGCTGTTGGAGCTGGCCGACACTCTCGGCCCTTACATCTGCGTACtgaaaacccacgtggacatccTTGAGGACTTCAGCCCGGAGACGGGAAGCAGGCTGCTGAAGCTCGCACAGAAACATGATTTCCTCATTTTCGAGGATCGCAAGTTTGCAGACATCGGGAACACTGTCAAACTCCAGTACGAAG gaGGTTTGTATAAGATCTCGTCCTGGTGTCACATGGTGAATGCCCACGCTGTGCCAGGTCCAGGTGTGGTGAAGGGGTTACAAGCTGTGGGTCAGCCCCTCGGCCACGGCTGTCTCCTCATCGCTGAGATGAGCTCTCAGGGCAGTCTGGCCACGACAGAGTACACGCAGTCTGTG GTGAAGATGGCAGATGATTTCCCGAAATTTGTGTTCGGGTTTATCAGCCAGTCCAAGGTCAGCTGTAAACCAGAGCACATCCACATGACTCCAGGGGTGCAGTTACAGAGCGGAG GTGATGGTCTGGGGCAGCAGTACATTACACCAGATGATGTCATTTGTTCTAGACGCTCAGACATCATCATCGTGGGCCGTGGGATCTTAaagagtgaggacagagtgaaGGCAGCACAGGAGTACAGGAGAGCGGGCTGGGAGGCCTATCTCAAACGCTTTGAATGGACttaa
- the LOC136710711 gene encoding uridine 5'-monophosphate synthase-like isoform X3, which produces MEGVKKLILKLHEVEAVKFGEFQLKSGLFSPIYFDLRIIVSYSELLREVSRLLYERAEEAEAKFDCVCGVPYTALPLATIICANHNHPMLIRRKEAKDYGTKQMIEGIIKAGDVCLIIEDVVTSGSSVLETARLLEKEGLKVKDAVVLLDREQGGRDTLEAEGITLHPVFTISTLLDVLLDAGRIDPDTHTRVKTFIEGNHPSIHPLSVTAYPDLH; this is translated from the exons ATGGAAGGTGTTAAGAAGTTGATATTGAAGCTCCACGAGGTGGAAGCAGTGAAGTTCGGAGAGTTTCAACTGAAGAGTGGACTTTTTTCTCCTATTTACTTCGACCTCCGAATAATCGTCTCTTACTCAGAGTTACTCCGAGAG GTGTCCAGACTGCTGTATGAGCGCGCTGAAGAAGCTGAAGCAAAGTTCGACTGTGTGTGTGGCGTCCCGTACACAGCTCTGCCGCTGGCCACCATCATCTGCGCCAACCACAACCACCCCATGCTCATCCGCAGAAAAGAGGCCAAGGACTATG ggACGAAGCAGATGATCGAGGGCATTATCAAGGCAGGTGACGTGTGTCTGATTATTGAGGACGTGGTGACGAGTGGCAGCAGTGTGCTGGAGACGGCTCGGCTGCTGGAGAAGGAGGGGTTAAAGGTGAAGGACGCCGTGGTGCTGCTGGACCGAGAGCAGGGAGGACGAGACACGCTCGAGGCCGAGGGGATCACCCTCCACCCggtctttaccatctccaccCTGCTGGATGTACTGCTGGACGCCGGACGCATCGACCCAG acacacacacgagagTGAAGACTTTCATCGAGggaaaccatccatccatccatccattatctgtaaccgcttatccagacCTTCACTAA